A single window of Drosophila albomicans strain 15112-1751.03 unplaced genomic scaffold, ASM965048v2 utg000051l_pilon, whole genome shotgun sequence DNA harbors:
- the LOC117573097 gene encoding uncharacterized protein LOC117573097 — protein MYTVDLCGSSPPRDYVGDEPNVPRPADLCRISTESTEPQLSPCFSPAPLHKSGEPDFYNPVSEHEKEDEEEPNEEGYEEEEDVGEGESSEEEETPTRRPPSAWSPRPGHAAQRQRCDPRRGRGVYAQTAPPMNVEPYQPLPTKDSDTDEPFFVHQVCIS, from the coding sequence ATGTATACGGTCGACCTATGCGGTTCCTCCCCGCCGCGCGACTACGTCGGCGACGAACCCAACGTACCCCGACCAGCCGACCTTTGCCGGATTTCGACAGAGAGCACAGAACCCCAGCTCTCCCCGTGCTTCTCCCCGGCCCCGCTCCACAAATCCGGTGAACCTGACTTTTATAATCCCGTCAGTGAGCATGAAAAAGAAGATGAAGAGGAGCCCAATGAAGAGGGTTACGAAGAGGAAGAGGATGtaggagagggagagagtagCGAGGAAGAGGAAACCCCCACTCGGCGTCCACCCAGTGCCTGGTCGCCTCGACCTGGACATGCCGCCCAGCGGCAACGTTGCGATCCACGAAGAGGACGTGGGGTATATGCACAAACCGCACCGCCGATGAATGTCGAGCCCTATCAACCCCTTCCCACTAAAGACAGCGACACGGACGAGCCTTTTTTCGTCCACCAAGTATGTATTTCATAA